A single Suricata suricatta isolate VVHF042 chromosome 2, meerkat_22Aug2017_6uvM2_HiC, whole genome shotgun sequence DNA region contains:
- the SRI gene encoding sorcin produces MAYPGHPGAGGGYYPGGYGGAPGGPTFPGQTQDPLYGYFAAVAGQDGQIDADELQRCLTQSGIAGGYKPFNLETCRLMVSMLDRDMSGTMGFNEFKELWAVLNGWRQHFTSFDSDRSGTVDPQELQKALTTMGFRLSPQAVNSIAKRYSTNGKITFDDYIACCVKLRALTDSFRRRDTAQQGVVNFPYDDFIQCVMSV; encoded by the exons ATGGCGTACCCGGGGCACCCTGGCGCCGGCGGCGGGTACTACCCTGGCGGG TATGGAGGGGCCCCCGGAGGCCCTACGTTTCCCGGACAAACTCAGGATCCGCTGTACGGTTACTTCGCTGCTGTAGCTGGACAG gatGGGCAAATAGATGCGGATGAATTGCAGAGATGTCTGACCCAGTCAGGCATTGCTGGAGGATACAAAC CTTTTAACCTGGAGACTTGTCGGCTTATGGTTTCAATGCTGGAT AGAGATATGTCAGGAACAATGGGTTTCAATGAATTTAAAGAACTCTGGGCTGTGCTGAATGGCTGGAGACAACACTTCACCAGTTTTGACAGCGACAGGAGTGGAACAGTAGACCCTCAAGAACTGCAGAAGGCCCTGACCACAATGG GATTTCGGTTGAGTCCCCAAGCCGTGAATTCAATCGCAAAACGATACAGCACCAATGGCAAGATCACCTTTGACGACTACATCGCCTGCTGTGTCAAACTACGAGCTCTGACAG ACAGCTTTCGAAGACGGGATACTGCTCAGCAAGGTGTTGTGAATTTCCCATATGATGAC ttcATTCAGTGCGTCATGAGTGTTTAA